One stretch of Paracoccus liaowanqingii DNA includes these proteins:
- a CDS encoding MupA/Atu3671 family FMN-dependent luciferase-like monooxygenase, with product MTQLDIALIGNASLTLEAARLLTARGHRVVSFTVEDPALAEAARGLDLAVGPVAPCDYLLSVAHLTVIAPEVLAQARRGAVNFHDGPLPERAGLNAPIWALIEGASAHAITWHRIGGGVDEGPVLLRVPVEIALGETALTLNARCWEAALRSLPDLAAMLERGEDAGTAQPHAPTRRHMRIDRPQGAAVLDFAQGADAIAQLVRALDHGPYWNPMLRPRVALLQGLLLVGQADPAPRPDAPAAPGTVLRAGADELLVACGDGRAIALSGLTGMDGQPRPHGLSVGDRLPVGTATPDLDAAIRRAARDEPFWRARMARLAPLVLPELTASDAAPDWQAARLVLPQPQEAGRVLAALVGALMRMTGSTAFDIGLAPSLPEGVRDHMHGFRPLAVDADDQTLAALAETLTRDLAALSARGPILADLIARAPELGRPGTPGLVVARDPADVPQGAAICVDLPDGPQAQIALWWDRARLPQGAWQAILDLAETLAAADPALPLAKAPTLRDGRAATVAVNDATAGDAPATIAAAFAAQVAASPDATALVFRGETLSYADLDRRATALARQLAAMGVGPDRPVGLFAPRGIGLVVGALAILKAGGAYVPLDPEYPAERLEHYIADSGAQVVLADPRIAGDLPPHQAQVLMLDAVGQGSDPTPAGAADLAYLIYTSGSTGTPKGVMVEHRNAINFFAGMDTALQSPQPGTWLAVTSLSFDISVLEIFWTLTRGWKVVIAGDLLGGAEAPDGARAGTEMSLFYWGNDDGAGPRKYELLLEGAKFADRHGFAAVWTPERHFHAFGGPYPNPAVTGAAVAAVTKTIAVRAGSCVAPLHHPARIAEEWAVIDNLTNGRAGLAIASGWQPDDFVLRPENTPPANKAAMLTVIDQLRRLWRGEAVEFPRADGTPFAVVSQPRPVSKELPIWVTTAGNPATWQEAGRIGANVLTHLLGQSMADIAARIPEYHAALREAGHDPADFSVTLMLHSYLADTREQSMEVAREPMKDYLRAAAALVKQYAWAFPAFKRPAGVSDPMAIDLSTLDEGEMEGILDFAFQRYFNDSGLFGTVDEAAARVAELKAIGVTEIACLIDYGIAPAQVLTGLEYLARLHDRVNPASEGDYGIAAQIARHKVTHLQATPSMARLLLEDAASRAALSQLQLICLGGEALSPGLLADLRAASPARIMNMYGPTETTIWSATADLGHAGDQVWLGDPIAATSLHLRDPSGDPVGDGVAGELWIGGAGVTRGYFAREAQTAAAFPETPEGRLYRTGDLCRRDSAGRLRFLGRVDQQVKLRGYRIELGEIEARLARLPGIAEVAVVAQAQVSGERQLIGFVTGAADLDPAGLRAALSRDLPDFMVPLRIHVLPAMPLTPNAKIERKALASAAPAPAPRPVPATVVAPAPAAATNGAVPAPVAPAPAGSVDAADLQDRIGQLMARILGLPAVQPGDNFFDLGGHSLLAVQLHRAIRDELGVARSSITDIFRFPVMGNLAAHLAGTRQAAAPAAPAAAPTPVAAPADAPAPAAATDLMAARRALRARMRPQGTGQ from the coding sequence GTGACCCAGCTTGATATCGCGCTGATCGGCAACGCCTCGCTGACGCTGGAGGCGGCGCGCCTTTTGACCGCGCGCGGACACCGGGTGGTGTCCTTCACCGTCGAGGATCCGGCCCTGGCCGAGGCCGCGCGCGGCCTGGACCTGGCCGTGGGACCGGTGGCGCCCTGCGACTATCTGCTGTCGGTGGCGCATCTGACGGTGATTGCGCCCGAGGTGCTGGCGCAGGCCCGGCGCGGCGCGGTGAACTTCCACGACGGGCCGTTGCCCGAGCGCGCGGGCCTGAACGCGCCGATCTGGGCGCTGATCGAGGGAGCCTCTGCCCATGCCATCACCTGGCACCGCATCGGCGGCGGCGTGGACGAGGGGCCGGTGCTGCTGCGCGTGCCCGTCGAGATCGCCCTGGGCGAGACCGCGCTGACCCTGAACGCCCGCTGCTGGGAGGCCGCCCTGCGCAGCCTGCCCGATCTGGCGGCGATGCTGGAACGCGGCGAGGATGCGGGCACGGCCCAGCCCCATGCCCCCACCCGCCGCCACATGCGCATCGACCGCCCCCAAGGCGCGGCGGTGCTGGATTTCGCGCAAGGCGCCGATGCGATCGCGCAGCTGGTCCGCGCGCTGGACCATGGCCCCTACTGGAACCCGATGCTGCGCCCGCGCGTGGCGCTGCTCCAGGGGCTGCTGCTGGTGGGTCAGGCCGATCCCGCGCCGCGACCCGACGCCCCCGCCGCGCCCGGCACGGTGCTGCGCGCCGGGGCCGACGAGCTGCTGGTGGCCTGCGGCGACGGCCGCGCCATCGCGCTGTCCGGGCTGACCGGCATGGATGGCCAGCCCCGCCCGCACGGGCTGTCCGTGGGCGACCGCCTGCCGGTGGGCACCGCCACCCCCGATCTGGACGCCGCCATCCGCCGCGCCGCCCGCGACGAGCCCTTCTGGCGCGCGCGCATGGCCCGGCTGGCGCCCTTGGTCCTACCCGAACTGACCGCCTCGGATGCCGCGCCCGACTGGCAGGCGGCGCGTCTGGTCCTGCCGCAGCCGCAGGAGGCAGGCCGCGTGCTGGCCGCCCTGGTAGGCGCGCTGATGCGGATGACCGGCTCGACCGCCTTCGACATCGGCCTGGCCCCGTCGCTGCCCGAGGGGGTGCGCGATCACATGCACGGCTTCCGCCCGCTGGCCGTCGATGCCGACGACCAGACCCTGGCGGCGCTGGCCGAGACGCTGACCCGCGATCTGGCGGCCCTGTCCGCGCGCGGCCCGATCCTGGCCGACCTGATCGCCCGGGCGCCCGAGCTGGGCCGCCCCGGCACGCCCGGGCTGGTCGTCGCCCGCGACCCCGCCGACGTGCCCCAAGGCGCCGCGATCTGCGTCGACCTGCCCGACGGACCGCAGGCGCAAATCGCCCTCTGGTGGGACCGCGCCCGTCTGCCGCAGGGCGCCTGGCAGGCCATCCTGGACCTGGCCGAGACGCTGGCCGCCGCCGATCCCGCCCTGCCGCTGGCCAAGGCGCCGACCCTGCGCGACGGCCGCGCCGCCACCGTGGCCGTGAACGACGCGACCGCGGGCGATGCCCCCGCCACGATTGCGGCCGCCTTTGCCGCCCAGGTCGCGGCCAGTCCCGACGCCACCGCGCTGGTCTTTCGCGGCGAGACGCTGAGCTATGCCGATCTGGACCGTCGCGCCACGGCGCTGGCCCGCCAGCTGGCGGCGATGGGGGTCGGACCCGACCGCCCCGTGGGCCTGTTCGCCCCGCGCGGCATCGGTCTGGTGGTGGGCGCGCTGGCCATCCTGAAGGCCGGGGGCGCCTATGTGCCGCTGGACCCGGAATACCCGGCCGAGCGGCTGGAACATTACATCGCCGACAGCGGCGCGCAGGTGGTGCTGGCCGATCCCCGCATCGCCGGCGACCTGCCGCCGCACCAGGCGCAGGTGCTGATGCTGGACGCCGTGGGCCAGGGGTCCGACCCGACGCCCGCCGGCGCCGCCGATCTGGCCTATCTGATCTATACCTCGGGCTCGACCGGCACGCCCAAGGGGGTGATGGTCGAGCATCGCAACGCGATCAACTTCTTCGCGGGCATGGACACGGCGCTGCAATCGCCCCAACCCGGGACCTGGCTGGCCGTCACCAGCCTGTCCTTCGACATTTCCGTGCTGGAGATCTTCTGGACCCTCACGCGCGGCTGGAAGGTCGTCATCGCGGGCGACCTGCTGGGCGGGGCCGAGGCGCCGGACGGCGCGCGGGCGGGGACCGAGATGTCGCTCTTCTACTGGGGCAACGATGACGGCGCGGGCCCGCGCAAATACGAATTGCTGCTGGAGGGTGCGAAGTTCGCCGACCGCCACGGCTTTGCCGCCGTCTGGACGCCCGAGCGGCATTTCCACGCCTTCGGCGGCCCCTATCCCAACCCCGCCGTCACTGGGGCGGCGGTCGCGGCGGTCACCAAGACCATCGCCGTGCGCGCCGGATCCTGCGTGGCGCCGCTGCACCATCCCGCGCGCATCGCCGAGGAATGGGCGGTGATCGACAACCTGACCAACGGGCGGGCGGGGCTGGCCATCGCCTCGGGCTGGCAGCCGGACGATTTCGTGCTGCGCCCCGAGAACACGCCGCCCGCCAACAAGGCCGCGATGCTGACCGTGATCGACCAGCTGCGCCGGTTGTGGCGGGGCGAGGCGGTGGAATTCCCCCGCGCCGACGGCACCCCCTTTGCGGTCGTCAGCCAGCCGCGCCCGGTGTCCAAGGAACTGCCGATCTGGGTCACCACGGCGGGCAATCCCGCGACCTGGCAGGAAGCCGGACGGATCGGTGCGAACGTGCTGACCCACCTGCTGGGCCAGAGCATGGCCGACATCGCCGCGCGCATCCCCGAATACCACGCGGCCCTGCGCGAGGCGGGGCACGATCCGGCCGATTTCTCGGTCACGCTGATGCTGCACAGCTATCTGGCCGACACGCGCGAACAGTCGATGGAGGTCGCACGCGAGCCGATGAAGGATTACCTGCGGGCCGCCGCCGCCCTGGTCAAGCAATATGCCTGGGCTTTCCCGGCCTTCAAGCGCCCGGCGGGCGTCAGCGATCCCATGGCGATCGACCTGTCCACGCTGGACGAGGGCGAGATGGAGGGGATCCTCGACTTCGCCTTCCAGCGCTATTTCAACGACAGCGGGCTGTTCGGGACCGTCGACGAGGCGGCGGCGCGCGTGGCCGAGCTGAAGGCCATCGGCGTGACCGAGATCGCCTGCCTGATCGACTATGGCATCGCGCCCGCGCAGGTGCTGACGGGGTTGGAATATCTGGCCCGGCTGCATGACCGCGTGAACCCCGCGTCCGAGGGCGATTACGGCATCGCCGCCCAGATCGCGCGCCACAAGGTCACCCATCTGCAGGCCACGCCGTCGATGGCGCGGCTGCTGCTGGAGGATGCGGCCTCGCGCGCGGCGCTGTCGCAGCTGCAGCTGATCTGCCTGGGGGGCGAGGCGCTGAGCCCCGGCCTGCTGGCCGACCTGCGCGCCGCCAGCCCGGCGCGGATCATGAACATGTACGGGCCCACGGAAACCACCATCTGGTCGGCCACCGCCGATCTGGGCCATGCGGGCGATCAGGTCTGGCTGGGCGATCCCATCGCCGCCACCAGCCTGCACCTGCGCGACCCGTCGGGAGATCCGGTGGGCGACGGCGTCGCCGGAGAGCTGTGGATCGGCGGGGCGGGCGTCACGCGCGGCTACTTCGCCCGCGAGGCGCAGACGGCTGCCGCCTTCCCCGAAACGCCCGAGGGGCGGCTCTATCGCACGGGCGATCTGTGCCGCCGCGACAGCGCGGGGCGGCTGCGGTTCCTCGGTCGGGTCGACCAGCAGGTCAAGCTGCGCGGCTACCGGATCGAGCTGGGCGAGATCGAGGCGCGGCTGGCCCGCCTGCCCGGCATCGCCGAGGTCGCCGTGGTGGCGCAGGCACAAGTGTCGGGCGAGCGCCAACTGATCGGTTTCGTCACCGGGGCGGCGGATCTGGATCCGGCCGGGCTGCGCGCGGCCCTGTCGCGCGATCTGCCCGATTTCATGGTGCCGCTGCGCATCCATGTGCTGCCCGCCATGCCGCTGACGCCCAATGCCAAGATCGAACGCAAGGCGCTGGCCAGCGCCGCCCCGGCCCCCGCACCCCGCCCGGTGCCCGCGACCGTGGTGGCGCCTGCGCCCGCAGCAGCGACCAACGGCGCGGTCCCGGCCCCCGTGGCCCCGGCCCCGGCGGGCAGCGTGGATGCGGCGGATCTGCAGGACCGGATCGGCCAGCTGATGGCGCGGATCTTGGGCCTGCCCGCCGTGCAGCCCGGCGACAACTTCTTCGATCTGGGCGGCCATTCGCTGCTGGCGGTGCAGCTGCACCGTGCGATCCGGGACGAGCTGGGGGTGGCGCGCAGCTCGATCACCGACATCTTCCGCTTTCCGGTGATGGGGAACCTGGCCGCGCATCTGGCGGGGACCCGACAGGCCGCGGCGCCTGCCGCCCCTGCCGCCGCCCCGACCCCGGTGGCCGCTCCTGCGGACGCTCCGGCTCCGGCGGCAGCCACCGACCTGATGGCGGCCAGGCGCGCCCTGCGCGCACGGATGAGGCCACAGGGCACCGGCCAGTGA
- a CDS encoding 4'-phosphopantetheinyl transferase family protein, translating to MTPAALHALLPQGVGAALRRVEAPAPPLWAGETKAVARAIPARQQEFAAGRAAARDALQQAGLAPCSLPIGPDRAPIWPEGAVGSISHAGGWAAAVAARSDVWAGIGLDLEIVAPMPGDMAALVRAQGDDDGGLLPPALTATLVFSLKEAAFKAQFPLTGLWLEPRDVPLTLTPDRFHLQVGGVALSGRWARAGAMFVSVLLVGAEQGRQLGRLGVDVMARQGAGAGGEAHLA from the coding sequence GTGACACCCGCGGCGCTGCACGCCCTGCTGCCCCAGGGCGTGGGCGCGGCGCTGCGCCGGGTGGAGGCGCCCGCCCCGCCGCTCTGGGCGGGCGAAACCAAGGCGGTGGCCCGCGCCATTCCCGCCCGGCAGCAGGAATTCGCTGCCGGGCGGGCTGCCGCCCGCGATGCCCTGCAGCAGGCGGGGCTGGCGCCCTGCAGCCTGCCCATCGGCCCCGATCGCGCCCCGATCTGGCCCGAGGGTGCGGTGGGGTCGATCAGCCATGCCGGGGGTTGGGCGGCGGCGGTCGCCGCGCGCAGCGATGTCTGGGCCGGAATAGGACTGGATCTGGAGATCGTCGCCCCGATGCCGGGGGACATGGCCGCGCTGGTCCGCGCGCAGGGGGACGACGATGGCGGGCTTCTGCCCCCGGCCCTGACGGCCACGTTGGTCTTCAGTCTCAAGGAGGCCGCGTTCAAGGCGCAGTTCCCCCTGACAGGCCTGTGGCTGGAGCCGCGCGACGTTCCCCTGACCCTGACGCCGGACCGGTTTCACCTGCAGGTCGGAGGGGTCGCGCTGTCGGGCCGGTGGGCCCGGGCGGGCGCGATGTTCGTCTCAGTCCTGCTGGTGGGCGCGGAACAGGGCCGCCAGCTTGGCCGCCTCGGCGTGGATGTCATGGCGCGACAGGGCGCGGGCGCGGGCGGCGAGGCCCATCTGGCGTAG
- a CDS encoding glycosyltransferase, translating into MRVGYVVNTYPRPSQTFIRREILALEAQGIPVARFAMRRDADPVTSAEDRAEQDKTRYVLDSGALRLALALAGAVLRHPSALRAALRAGARGGPGRGRLRQLIYLAEAAILARHCRDEKLTHLHAHFGTNSTDVVRYVRLLEGPGYSFTTHGPEEFDAPHALSLGDKLREARFAVAVSAFGRSQLSRWAPFDRWDRLKVVHCGIDPAAFPDPLPLPPGPSADHPLRLVCVGRFAEQKGQMLLIEAMARTTAPVHLTLVGDGPLAPALRAAIAQAGLTDRVALPGWADEAGVRAALAQAHAMVLPSFAEGLPVALMEAMAAARPAIATIIAGIPELMVDGRTGWLVPAGDAEALARALDRAATTDPDQLRQMGLAARARALSRHDIHAEAAKLAALFRAHQQD; encoded by the coding sequence CTGCGCGTCGGCTATGTCGTGAACACCTATCCCCGTCCCTCGCAGACCTTCATCCGGCGCGAGATCCTGGCGCTGGAGGCGCAGGGCATCCCCGTCGCGCGCTTCGCCATGCGCCGCGACGCCGATCCCGTCACCTCGGCCGAGGATCGCGCCGAACAGGACAAGACCCGCTATGTGCTGGACAGCGGCGCCCTGCGGCTGGCGCTGGCGCTGGCGGGCGCGGTGCTGCGCCACCCCTCGGCCCTGCGCGCCGCGCTGCGGGCGGGGGCGCGGGGCGGCCCGGGGCGCGGGCGGCTGCGGCAGTTGATCTATCTGGCCGAGGCCGCCATCCTGGCCCGCCATTGCCGCGACGAGAAGCTGACCCACCTGCACGCGCATTTCGGCACGAACTCGACCGACGTCGTGCGCTATGTGCGCCTGCTGGAGGGTCCCGGCTACAGCTTCACCACCCACGGCCCCGAGGAGTTCGACGCGCCCCACGCCCTGTCCCTGGGGGACAAGCTGCGCGAGGCGCGCTTTGCCGTGGCCGTCAGCGCCTTCGGGCGCAGCCAGCTGTCCCGGTGGGCGCCGTTCGACCGGTGGGACCGGCTGAAGGTCGTGCATTGCGGCATCGACCCCGCCGCCTTCCCTGACCCCCTGCCCCTGCCGCCCGGCCCCTCGGCCGACCATCCCCTGCGGCTGGTCTGCGTCGGCCGCTTTGCCGAGCAGAAGGGCCAGATGCTGCTGATCGAGGCGATGGCGCGGACCACCGCCCCCGTGCACCTGACGCTGGTGGGCGACGGCCCGCTGGCCCCGGCCCTGCGCGCGGCCATCGCGCAAGCGGGCCTGACCGACCGCGTGGCCCTGCCCGGATGGGCGGACGAGGCCGGGGTGCGCGCCGCGCTGGCGCAGGCGCATGCGATGGTGCTGCCCAGCTTTGCCGAAGGCCTGCCGGTTGCATTGATGGAGGCGATGGCCGCCGCCCGCCCCGCCATCGCCACGATCATCGCCGGCATCCCCGAGCTGATGGTCGACGGCCGGACCGGCTGGCTGGTCCCCGCAGGCGATGCCGAGGCGCTGGCCCGCGCGCTGGATCGGGCGGCGACGACCGACCCCGACCAGCTACGCCAGATGGGCCTCGCCGCCCGCGCCCGCGCCCTGTCGCGCCATGACATCCACGCCGAGGCGGCCAAGCTGGCGGCCCTGTTCCGCGCCCACCAGCAGGACTGA
- a CDS encoding sugar transferase, whose translation MLFDNNGLNVGRAKYACDLPASEPQSLYMSGGKRLLDTMLILLALPFLLPIMIVVAAVVALDGGSPIYSQMRLGRGWQRFRLFKFRTMRPDGDAILAAHLAADPAARAEWDMNQKLRHDPRITRVGHFLRKTSLDELPQLINVLLGSMSLVGPRPMMLEQRVLYPGTYYAAHRPGLTGLWQISARSGSTFAARAIYDERYYRELSLRLDLSTIFRTFAVVARCTGC comes from the coding sequence ATGCTGTTCGATAATAACGGGCTGAATGTCGGCCGCGCCAAGTACGCGTGCGACTTGCCCGCATCCGAGCCGCAGAGCCTGTACATGAGCGGGGGCAAGCGGCTGCTGGACACGATGCTGATCCTGCTGGCTCTGCCCTTCCTTCTTCCCATCATGATCGTGGTCGCGGCGGTCGTCGCCTTGGACGGCGGGTCGCCGATCTATAGCCAGATGCGCCTTGGTCGCGGCTGGCAGCGGTTCCGCCTGTTCAAGTTCCGCACGATGCGTCCCGATGGCGACGCCATTCTGGCGGCGCATCTGGCCGCCGATCCCGCCGCCCGGGCTGAATGGGACATGAACCAGAAGCTGCGCCACGATCCCCGCATCACCCGCGTGGGCCACTTCCTGCGCAAGACCTCGCTGGACGAGCTGCCGCAGCTGATCAACGTGCTGCTGGGCTCGATGAGCCTGGTGGGTCCCCGCCCGATGATGCTGGAACAGCGCGTGCTGTATCCCGGCACCTACTATGCCGCGCACCGTCCGGGCCTGACCGGGCTGTGGCAGATCTCGGCCCGCAGCGGATCGACCTTCGCCGCCCGCGCCATCTATGACGAGCGCTACTACCGCGAGCTGAGCCTGCGCCTGGATCTTTCCACGATCTTCCGCACCTTTGCGGTCGTCGCCCGCTGCACCGGCTGCTAA
- a CDS encoding glycosyltransferase family 2 protein: protein MTQTRLSVILPAHQEQDHILCCLRALARQTGAEAWGKEVIVVANGCTDATADRARSEGPAFAAAGWTLTVIETAEGGKIGALNLGDEAARGDLRLYLDADVVVGEGMIAALIAALDGPGARYAGARLVVPRPASPVSAAYARFWQRLPFVAEGVTGAGLFAVNAEGRARWGRFPQVISDDGFARLNFAPSERQRVEVPYHWPISEGLATLIRVRRRQDAGTAELARLYPDLAGHASGDRPSGRRALHLGLADPAGFAAYAVVSLAVRLRRPSHHWERAR, encoded by the coding sequence ATGACCCAGACCCGTCTCAGCGTGATCCTGCCCGCCCATCAGGAACAGGACCACATACTGTGCTGCCTTCGCGCCCTCGCCCGCCAGACCGGCGCCGAGGCCTGGGGCAAGGAGGTGATCGTGGTCGCCAACGGCTGCACCGACGCCACCGCCGACCGCGCCCGGTCCGAAGGTCCGGCCTTTGCCGCGGCGGGCTGGACGCTGACGGTGATCGAGACGGCCGAGGGCGGCAAGATCGGTGCCCTCAACCTGGGCGACGAGGCCGCCCGCGGGGATCTGCGCCTGTATCTGGATGCCGACGTGGTGGTGGGCGAGGGCATGATCGCGGCCCTGATCGCGGCGCTGGACGGGCCGGGCGCGCGCTATGCGGGCGCCCGGCTGGTCGTGCCGCGCCCGGCCAGCCCGGTCTCGGCCGCTTATGCGCGGTTCTGGCAGCGCCTGCCCTTCGTGGCCGAGGGCGTCACCGGCGCCGGGCTCTTCGCCGTCAATGCCGAGGGCCGCGCCCGGTGGGGGCGCTTTCCGCAGGTCATCTCGGATGACGGCTTCGCGCGGCTCAACTTCGCCCCCTCGGAGCGCCAGCGCGTCGAGGTGCCCTATCACTGGCCGATCAGCGAGGGGCTGGCCACCCTGATCCGAGTCCGGCGCAGGCAGGATGCCGGCACGGCCGAGCTGGCGCGGCTCTATCCCGACCTGGCGGGCCATGCCTCGGGCGACCGCCCCTCGGGACGCCGCGCGCTGCACCTGGGACTGGCGGATCCGGCCGGATTTGCCGCTTATGCGGTCGTCAGCCTGGCCGTGCGGCTGCGCCGTCCTTCACATCATTGGGAACGGGCCAGATAG